The Cryptococcus neoformans var. grubii H99 chromosome 4, complete sequence genome contains the following window.
CTCCATCAGTCCTTGTCCTATCGACACGGAACTTTTAAACCAACTTACCAATACACCTCTCCTCGCCATTGGGGTACCGTCTCAAAGCGTGTTCTCCTCTAAACCTCGCTGAAAGAGGTCCCTTCTCAAAGGGATACATGATAGTATACGGTGGTCTGAAGAATTGCTCGAGCACAACCCACATACCCCTCACAATCTCGGTCAAGAACAAGATCTGAGAGGCCTTGTCGATGGCAGAAGGGCCAGTAGAGTAGTCTGGGTATTTTTGAGCGCTGATGGCGTTCTGAGTGGCTGTGTCAAGCGGGTTGGGAGATTTGGGTGGGCCGGGGGTGACATGTTGAGGACCGGTATCCCTTGAGGGAGTTGCGAGGAGGCGGGGAGGGGTTGTGATTAAAGTGCGGGCAAAGGTGCGGGGCACGATGGGCTGCAGTGCTGGGCGGATGAGGGTGAGGTGGCGCATTGTGTGATGTATGTGgatgaaagatggaaagaacAAGGATGAAATAGGGAGACGTGTTGAGAGGATAGCGGCGACGAACCACAATGCAGCTGGAGTGTCAGCAGAGCCGGCGTTTCCGACTGTGGCACTTCCCGCATCGTCCAATCACATTCACTCCATAACCCACACCCAATACATCTTGCTATATACTGCTATTCTGCTGTTAACTGCTACAACTTGGCCCGCGATGCATCCACCCCGCCCACCGCCTCGCACACAGCACGCATATCCCGCAATACTTGCACAATATTGTGCTTGAACCGCTGCGTAGACGTCTTCTCGCACGAGAATTTACTCTCAATCCCAAACTTGATCAAATGCGGGCCTGCCATGTCTAATCACATTGTCAACTCACGGCTCTTCATGTAACAGTCACAACACTCACAATTGATTCCATATCCATCAGGCCAAGCAGCTCCAAATCCTGTCGCTGTGAATTTCCCACCAGCGCTCAGTCCGCTTGTGGACAACTTCCACTCCTGGCTCTTTGCATAcacttcatcctcaaacaaTGGGTGGGTCTCGCCCGCCCGTAACTGGACTTTGAGGCCCATCAAATGACGATCATATCCATGCCCACTTGAGGATCTCTTAGTAAGCGCATTGTGCGCCTGACAAGCGCTGCTCAGAAGCCTGTATCTCTCTTCGGCGGTGCTTTCGGGATTGACCATGGCTTTGACGAATGCACGAGATTCGGATGTGAGCGAGCGAATGACATCGGTACGTCCGTGCAACATGGTACGTGTGGAGGCGGTTTCATAAGTTGCCGTAGGGTAACCTTGGTCAAGGAACCATGCAAGCTGGAGAGCTTGTTGGATATATGCGTCGGGTGCTTGCTTGGCTAACAGACTATTCAGCTTTGAAATATTAAACGGCAAGGCGGTACTCTCACCAATTTTCTTAATCCACTCTGAAGCGTATTCGCCCCACCACAGCTGACTCGCATCAGAGTCATCAATCAGCTTTTGATTCCTCTGCTTGACTTGCTCAATCTCCTGTAAGATGGCCTCGTCCACAGCCCAATCCAGCTTCTCCCACCCTTCACCACTCTTTCCCGTTGCTACCGGTACCGGCGCAGAAGACATGAATTGGGACCCGTCGACCGGCTTATCCAGCACATACTCGACCACGATACTAGGAATCAATGCGTCCACCGGGGAATGCTCGCCCATAATCCCCGCCCGGCCGTTTGTCTCTACCAACACACTAACAGCTTTATCGAACCATCTGTTCCTACCGCCATCTATGCCTGTGGCGCAGTTTCTCACTTGAGCGTCAACAGCCGGAAGCCGGAGAGGGTCGCCAGAGGGAGGAGGCACGGATGGGAGTGTGTAAGGGTCGAGTgaaagggcgagaagagatgtTGAGAGAGAAGTCAGGGTAGAGCGATTCGAGGGTGAGAGGAGTAAAAGGTGCTCTCGGTTCTGCGTATACCATATCAGCTCAATCGTTCCCTACGAGATATGGTACGGCTCAGCCCACCTTGGTCCAGTTATCCCGATCGTCAGCACCCAATACACCAACCTCCACGGCCCTTTCCCCACGTTCTTTCCTTCGCTTAGCATCGTCCACTGCGGCTTGGaatctcttctcaatctctccAGCAGGGAGAGGTTCTGGCACGCCGtcagcagaggaagaaggtggggAAAAAATGTCGATAGCGTAGTAGTAATCATCCACtaaaagagagagatgcGTTGAAAGTGGAGAAGGGGTCGAGAAAGCGTCGCAGTTGGGTAAAGGTATCCTCGAAAGGTTGAACATGCTATAAACCATGTTAATCGTTATCATAAACCAACAAGCCACAAAGAAACGACACACTTGGCATACTGGTTCATACAGAACTTGACTCCCTTGATCTCGTCCGGCTTGatttcctctctctccaatTTCGTCCTAAACTCTGCAAATCGCCTTGCGATCCAAGCCGCACGCCGAATTTGCCAGGGCGTAAtccactccttcttcacgACCTTTTCGTACTGCACAGGAGGATCGATTGAGCCTGACACGAGCCACTCTTTACCACCACCTTGACCGCCTGCCGGGACGTCCGTGAGAGGGCTAGGGTTGGGAACTTTGATAGTAGCAGTCTGAGCCCTCGTGGCATTGGATTCCTTGGTAGAAGAAGGTAGagaaggcggaggagggCTGAGCGGATCTTCGGCAAAGCATAACCACCAATTCGAGTTGACCAGCAGCGGAGCTCTCCAGGTATGGTAAGCGAGCGCGAGCCAGAGTGTATCATTTAGCCAGTTATTGGGGGATACATGATCAAGATCTTATCATTTCATTATTCAGCTGCAGCCTTTGATGTATTGAGATATTAGTACACACCTTTAAGACGTTCTTGCAAGACTCGACCCAATCCTCCAGTTGAAGCAAAGTCTTTAACATACAATTGTCGTTTCTCAACTTCGTTACTCAAACTAGCTTTATCATACTAAATAATCTCGTAAGCATACACATGTTCAGGAAACACACACATGGAGACAAGGGTCCGAAACATCACATGACACTCGCTATCAccccaaaaaaagaacgaaACAAGAGCCTACCTTTTCCTCCAGTAACGGTCCCAGGCTCTTAAGATACCCCTCCAGACTAGCTTCCAAGTCTGGTACAGGCAGCCTCGGGAGTTTGCTCTGGTTCTCAAAGGTTTTTGGCTGATTACTTCTATAAGTGGAAGCGGCAAACATTCTACGGGATACGTTTCTGGCGGTGATCGAGGCTGGGTGCGTGGGTGCTGATACTGTGAAGAGCGAGGTTGCGCGGAGAGTTCTAAGAGGGGTATGCACAGACTGAATGCggtggatggaagaaggaataaTCATAGTAGCTGCAGTTAAAGATtatgaagagaagaacaTCTCTGAACTTAATGATTACATAGGATGAATACACATGGTCATTTGTTCTAAACCTAGCTTTTGGAAGGTGAACGGACGGATCGGAAAACTGAATACCCGAAATATAGGCGCGTTGTGTTCTCGTCTGAATCCGAAGCCGTGCCTAACAACGAACTTAGATGTCTGAGTCGTTGAGGAGGATTTTGATGTTCGCTCTACGTATCTTCTTTATCATCTACATTATTGAAAAGTTCTACAAGTTGATCTTTATGCCGGCGCCAAAAGGAGGGGCCTTTGATAATTTCTGTTTTCCAGAACTAACATCTCCGTTTTAAATTATCTCAGCTCACCATCCAAGGCGGACGACATACCgtcaaggaagggaaaCACTTATCCGCCAGAACTCTTGTTCGTTTATCAGTCATCTTTGGATGTTTCAAGCCCGAAGAGCCTTCAACCATGGATGATCTACTTCGGAATTTCTAGAGgatatcttcttcatacCAATGACTGGATCATCGGGAGGTAGGAATTACCTGTCTTTTGTAGTCAATACCAATTTGAACAGCAATGGAACAGCTTCTCAGGTGGTTGAGATGAGAGCATAGGATGGTAGCATAAATAACaccccttcccttccctccttgAGCCCACGAGAGGGGAgcttccatcatcatatATCTTTAACTATCATAGGCCCCCAGCGTCAGACCACGACTCTCGGTGCCTTCATTGTACCAGGCTCCAACATTGAATGAGGAAAGACTGAGGCATAACAGTCGAAGTAGATGAAATTAAGAGTGAAATGAGGGTTGTTCAAGATCAGTTAGTATGAGCTGGGAGCTGGAGCAAGCCTGGGGTAAAGATAATTATGAGGGACCACAGTGGTAGTGTTGTCATGCCAGGCAACATTAAGTAATTTTGTGGCCAGCCTACCTCCCCGCTGCAGGACGGCTTTCCGGCAAGAGTTGTTCAGTCGAAGAGTATGCATTGGCCAATGATTCGAAGAACCGGCTGACCTGTTGCGAAAAAAACCACATTGCAGGTTAGTTTCATTCTTGATTCTGGGCGGATTTGCTgctttgttgttgttgacaacAAAATTACGTAACGAATTAAAGGAACATGGATCTTTAGCGGAGGAAGTTAAGCGTTCTGCACTGCGTAACCATTTGTTTTGCAGAGACGACATTCACCTTTATCCTTCTATTTACTGAGACTAGACAACAAGAGCATTCCCCGGAAACATCGGCAGGACATCGTTTTTCTTATCCTCAGAAGTATCCCCTTCACAACGACAATGGACGCGCCGACAGCCGACCCAATAGCGCATGCGAAGGAGGCAGAACAGGCTGTGAATGAGCTCGTAGAAATAAACACCACTGATGTCGTACAAGAGGTTATTTCAAAAAACCCAGAGACGGCTGAAGTCAGTTTTAACACCACGATCACCACAAACGAGGAAGTCACCGAACATGTGCAGGTCGAGGCCGGAGTTGTTTCGGTCGAAGGACCAGAAAGACCTTTAGAGCCTATAACGGGCTTTGAAAAGGAGCCCTCAGGAAATTTGGGGGAGGTTCTAGTGGATGGGGCGGAGGAAAATGATGTCGAAGATCCGGAAGGAGATGCTGAAGTTGAAGGTgacggagaggaagatggggaggaaggatcTGGcagcgaggatgaagaagaagaggaggatgaagaggaagaggaagatga
Protein-coding sequences here:
- a CDS encoding NADH-ubiquinone oxidoreductase subunit 8, yielding MRHLTLIRPALQPIVPRTFARTLITTPPRLLATPSRDTGPQHVTPGPPKSPNPLDTATQNAISAQKYPDYSTGPSAIDKASQILFLTEIVRGMWVVLEQFFRPPYTIMYPFEKGPLSARFRGEHALRRYPNGEERCIACKLCEAICPAQAITIESEAREDGSRRTTRYDIDMTKCIYCGFCQEACPVDAIVETQNQEFSTETREELLYNKEKLLLNGDRAEAEIAANLQSEHYYR
- a CDS encoding carnitine acetyltransferase, which encodes MIIPSSIHRIQSVHTPLRTLRATSLFTVSAPTHPASITARNVSRRMFAASTYRSNQPKTFENQSKLPRLPVPDLEASLEGYLKSLGPLLEEKYDKASLSNEVEKRQLYVKDFASTGGLGRVLQERLKDLDHVSPNNWLNDTLWLALAYHTWRAPLLVNSNWWLCFAEDPLSPPPPSLPSSTKESNATRAQTATIKVPNPSPLTDVPAGGQGGGKEWLVSGSIDPPVQYEKVVKKEWITPWQIRRAAWIARRFAEFRTKLEREEIKPDEIKGVKFCMNQYANMFNLSRIPLPNCDAFSTPSPLSTHLSLLVDDYYYAIDIFSPPSSSADGVPEPLPAGEIEKRFQAAVDDAKRRKERGERAVEVGVLGADDRDNWTKNREHLLLLSPSNRSTLTSLSTSLLALSLDPYTLPSVPPPSGDPLRLPAVDAQVRNCATGIDGGRNRWFDKAVSVLVETNGRAGIMGEHSPVDALIPSIVVEYVLDKPVDGSQFMSSAPVPVATGKSGEGWEKLDWAVDEAILQEIEQVKQRNQKLIDDSDASQLWWGEYASEWIKKIAKQAPDAYIQQALQLAWFLDQGYPTATYETASTRTMLHGRTDVIRSLTSESRAFVKAMVNPESTAEERYRLLSSACQAHNALTKRSSSGHGYDRHLMGLKVQLRAGETHPLFEDEVYAKSQEWKLSTSGLSAGGKFTATGFGAAWPDGYGINYMAGPHLIKFGIESKFSCEKTSTQRFKHNIVQVLRDMRAVCEAVGGVDASRAKL